The following proteins are co-located in the Candida dubliniensis CD36 chromosome 3, complete sequence genome:
- a CDS encoding drug resistance protein, putative, which translates to MVISLDPRPKIFTSRYHEIIVVTLICLAQFFTQAGITLSLSTMNIILNSFNTIDSAKQVWFMGSYALTVGTFILISGKLGDLLGLKLIFVIGWIWTTVFSTITGLSNYVSVEFFIICRALQGIGFALLLPCGMGILGNIYPNGERKNLVFGCVGANGPSGAFFGAFIAALIAQLWWWPWIFWLLSIGGAMLTIISIIYIPPIPHHKFESYSEFFKRIDPLGTSTGIVGLILFNFVWTQGPVVGWNTAYIIVLLIIAVLSIVAFFIVELFIAEYPLVPKSVFNLKIGMVLACISCGWGSFGIWQYYYWNIILNLRKYTAIAGSLTYVPFLVMGIIAAIASSIIISHTKPSYIISFATICFMVGCLMLSVTPIQQSYFRLTMGQMFILCWAMDMSFPAASIILSDYLPSHHQGMAGSLVSTVINYSVSLFLGMSSCVETEIKLRTHNVLLSYRSGLYFGIGVASLGIFCSLIFIFIQRNDGKGTNALLVDSEEEIIRDSTEDIIEKK; encoded by the coding sequence ATGGTAATATCATTGGATCCACGACCTAAAATATTCACCTCCAGATATCATGAGATCATAGTAGTTACACTCATTTGTCTTGCACAATTTTTCACTCAAGCGGGAATcacattatcattatcgACAATGAACATAATTCTAAACTCCTTCAATACCATTGATTCAGCAAAACAGGTTTGGTTTATGGGATCATATGCATTAACTGTGGGGACATTTATCTTAATTAGTGGGAAATTGGGCGATTTATTGggattgaaattgatatttgtcATTGGATGGATTTGGACTACCGTGTTTTCAACAATCACAggattatcaaattatGTTTCAGTTGagtttttcattatttgtcGTGCCTTACAAGGTATTGGATTTGCTCTTTTGTTACCATGTGGAATGGGCATTTTGGGAAACATTTATCCCAACGGTGAACGGAAAAATCTTGTGTTTGGTTGTGTTGGTGCCAATGGGCCCTCTGGGGCTTTTTTTGGGGCATTCATAGCGGCTTTGATTGCACAATTATGGTGGTGGCCATGGATATTTTGGTTGTTAAGTATTGGTGGCGCTATGTTGACAATAATTTCCATAATCTATATCCCTCCAATACCTCATCACAAATTTGAAAGTTATAGTGAGTTCTTCAAAAGAATCGACCCTCTTGGTACATCAACTGGGATAGTAggattgattttatttaattttgtaTGGACTCAGGGTCCCGTAGTAGGATGGAATACGGCTTAcataattgttttattgatCATTGCTGTATTACTGATCGTGgcatttttcattgttgaaCTATTTATTGCTGAATATCCGTTGGTGCCCAAATCAGTTTTCAATCTTAAAATCGGCATGGTCCTAGCGTGTATAAGTTGCGGTTGGGGGTCATTTGGGATTTGGCAATATTATTACTggaatattattttgaatcTACGAAAGTATACTGCCATTGCTGGCTCATTAACTTATGTCCCATTTTTGGTCATGGGGATAATTGCTGCCATTGCCTCGTCAATCATTATCTCCCATACAAAACCATCCTACATAATTTCATTTGCGACAATTTGCTTTATGGTGGGGTGTCTAATGTTGTCAGTGACTCCAATACAGCAATCCTACTTTCGATTAACGATGGGACAGATGTTTATATTATGTTGGGCAATGGATATGTCGTTCCCTGCTGCCTCCATTATCTTATCTGATTATTTACCCAGCCATCATCAAGGTATGGCTGGTTCATTGGTGTCAACAGTGATAAATTATTCAGTCAGTTTGTTTTTGGGTATGTCAAGTTGTGTTGAGACCGAAATTAAACTCAGGACACATAATGTTTTGCTCAGTTATAGAAGTGGATTATATTTTGGAATTGGTGTTGCTAGTTTGGGTATCTTCTGTTctttaatatttatatttatacaaAGAAATGACGGTAAAGGTACTAATGCTTTATTAGTAGATCTGGAAGAAGAGATTATTAGGGACTCAACTGAAGATATTATAGAGAAAAAGTAA